From the genome of Dermochelys coriacea isolate rDerCor1 chromosome 1, rDerCor1.pri.v4, whole genome shotgun sequence:
TCCCTGGTCCCTGCACCTCATTCACTGTTCACATGAGATGTGCTGCTAGGCGCTGTGGTTCTGCACACAGGCCATGCCTGCCTTGGGGAAGTGGGTTGTTTTAGAAAGGGGTTCCCCAGATTAGCCACAACCAGCTAAGAAGATTTCACCGTCACCTGCCTCAGTCTACACTGGAGGCTAAGTCATGACAACACATTTTCTGAATGACACACTCCACCCATGCAGACGTGGCCTCAGCGAGGGTCAGAACTGTGGGCTGAGGGCAAGCGGATAAAGCGGACTTCTGGAAACTGTATTTGGAAATTGCTAGCAAATACTTCAGAGCTGTGATGTTCATGGTTAAGCACCCGTCTAGCTGCTTGGCACTGCTGCTGCAGACTGACAGGGCCTGCCCTATGCCCTGGATTGTCAGCACTCCCGTGAGAGGACCTTGCAGTGTGCCAGACCCCCAGCAGGTCACACCTTTCCACAGGGGTAAGTCATGCGTCCTCAAAGACTGCTAGCCCATGTCTCCAGGCTGCAGCATTCCTGTTCCTCCTTGTGAACTCTGCCCGGAGAGTCTGACTGAAGCAGAGTCCTCTTCAGAGACTTTTCTCCCTGTCAGGGATTCATAgcttccaaggtcagaagggtcaCTGTGagcatctggtctgacctcctgtgtaatacaggccagagacctgcccccaaattaattcctagagcagagcttttagacaatcctccaatcttgatttaaaaattgtcactgacGGAGAAACCAGCATgatctttggtaaattgttccaatgggttATTACTGTCACCATCAAAAATTTacacttatttccagtctgcatttgtctagcttcaacttccaaccattggatcatgttacaccttcctctgctagatcaaagagcccattattaaatatttgttccccctgtaggtacttatagactgtgatcaagtcaccccgaaccttctctttgttaagctaatgattgagctccttgagtctattgctatcaggcaggttttctagtcctttgaccattcttgtggctcttttctgagccctcTTCAagttatcaacatctttcttgactTGTGGACAGCAGAGCTGGACACAGGATGACAGCAGTGGTCACATCAGTGCCcaatacagaggcaaaataatctctctgctcctatttGAGATGCCCCTGTTTAGGCAGCCCAGGATCCCATTAGCTCTCTTggtcacagtgtcacactgggagctcatgttcatctgattatccactTCCTCCCCCAAATCTTTGTCAGTCACTGCTtgccaggatagagtcccccagccTGTGAGTATGGccgacattctttgttccttgatgtGTATTTAGCCATATTagaatgcatattgtttgcttgaacccagtttaccaagcaaacCAGACTGCTCTGAATTAGTGACCTGCCTTTTTATTATTTACCAATCTCCACGTTCTTATGTCATTTTCAAACTTTATCACTGATGATTTTGTGCTGTCTTATGTTTAtggattggcattaattatattgcccCCCCTTATTTCTTTATTAATCGGGTCCATATCAAGCACTCCATTCTCTTGCGTGGGCACTCCATTCTCTGTCTGATAAGACTGTAATTACCTGAGCCATgccatttatctttttaaaatattagcacattaactttcttccagtcttctgcatTAAGGCACCTTAGCAAGTATCTACTGCAACTCCATGCAGTCTTTTCAAAACAGAGGCGGGTTTATTAGTCACCTGGACATAGCATTGGGAAGACATTAGGTGAACACAGAGAGGCAAAGGATAAGAAGAGTTCAGACTGGCCAAAGTTGGGCTCCTTTGAGCCATGCTGCTGTAGGAACCAccttccctttctctctgttCCTTGCGTCTCAGTTCCAGGTAAGAGACCCATGTCTTTGTGAGCCCACCTCCttatggcccctttctgtcaccTTCTCCCATTGTTCTCCTGCTGAAAAGCTGGGCTAAATTCACATGTTCAGCCCACTGGAACCTCCCACAGACAAGTGTCAGTTGTTCAGCCCTTGGGGTTCCCACTATCTCTGTAGGGTCTTCCattgatatagaatcataggactggaaaggaccgtgagaggtcatctagtccagtcccttgcactcatggcaggactaagtattatctagaccatccttgacaggtgtttgttcaatctgctcttaaacatctccaatgatggagattccacaccttccctaggcaatttattccagcgtttgaccactctgacagttaggaagtttttcctaatgtccaacctaaaccgtccCATGCTACAATTTATGCCCATTGCTTCTAGTCCTGTCCTCCaaggttaaggaaaacaatttttcatcctcctccttgtaaaaactttttatgtacttgaaaactgctgtcaagctccccctcagtcttctcttctccagattaaacaaacccaattttttcaatcttccctcataggtcatgttttttagatctTTCATCAgtttagttgctcttctctggactttctccaatatgtctccatctttcctaaaatgtggcacccagaactggacataatactccagctgaggcctaatcagcgctgagtagagcggaagaattatgtcgtgtcttgcttacaacacttctgctaatacagcccagaatgatgtttgctttttttgcaacagtgttacactattgattCATattgcttgtgatccactatgaccccaagatccctttccgcagtactccttcctaggcagtcatttcccattttgtatgcgtgcaactgattgttccttcataggtggagtactttccatttgtccttattgaatttcatcctatttacttcaaaccatttctccagtttgtccagatcattttgaattttaatcctatccgccaaagcacttgcaatccctcccagcttggtatcatccacagactttataattgtgctctctatgctattatctaaatcactgatgaagatattgaacagaaccagacctagaACAGATCCCTtagggaccccacttgatatgcccttccagcttgactgtgaaccactgataactactctctgggaatggttttccaacaagttatgcacccaccttatagttgctccatctaggttgtatttccctagtttgtttatgagaaggtcatgcaagacactatcaaaaaccttactaaagtcaagatataccacatctaccacttccccccatctacaaggtttgttaccctgtcaaagcaagctattagattggtttgacagaTCCATACTGACTGTTTCTTATCACggttattatcttctaggtgattgcaaattgattgcttaattatttgctccattatctttccaggttcCGAATTTAAGcagactggcctgtaattccctgggttgtctttatttccctttttatagacgggcactatatttgcccttttccagtcctctagaatctctcctgtcttccatgacttttagaagataatcgctaatggctcagatatcttgtcagtcagctccttgaacaTTCTAGGATGTACTttatctggccctggtgacttgaagacatctaatttgtctacataatttttaacttgttctttccctactttagcctctgatcctatctcattttcattggcattcactatgttagatgtccaattgctactaaactttttggtgaaaaccaaaacaagaaagtcattaagcacctctgctgtttccacattttctgttattgtttccctcCCGCccactgagtaatgggcctaccctgtccttggtctttatcttgcttctaatgtatttgtagaatgttttcttgttactatgtctctagctagtttaatttgGTTTTGtggctttctaattttgtccctacatacttgtgttatttgtttatattcctcctttgtaatttgacattTTTTAGGACTCTTTTTCAAGTATCAGATCACTGAAGACcttctggttaagccagggtggtctcctGCCATACTTTCTAACTTACCTATACAGTGgaatagtttgcttttgtgccatTAATAATGTGTCTTTGAAAAAACTGCAGACTCTCTTCAGCTGTTTTTccctttagacttgcttcccatgggatcttgcctactaactccctgagtttgctaaagtctgccttcttgaaatccattatctttattttgctgttttccctcctatcattccttagaatcataaatgctaccatttcatgatcactttcacccaaactgccttTGCCACTTTCAagttctcaaccagttcctctctatttgtcaaaatcaaatctagaacagcctctttcctagtagctttctccaccttctgaaataaaaaatggtctccacTACATTCCAAGAACcggttggataatctgtgccctgctgggttcttttcccaacagatgtctggggagctgaagtcccccatcaccaccatgtcctgggctttggatcatttTGTTAGTTTATAAAAAAGCCTCCTACACCTCTTCTTCCTAATTCGGTGGCCTGTAGTAGACCCTGACCATGACATCACCACAGGCGCTAACTTTTGTTTTTCCCAGTGGagtgggtgctccaaccctgtTCCGCCCCAAACCCTGCTCCCATttggcctcttcccccaaggccccgccctcattctgcctcttcccaactcagctctgccccctcccctaagggctcccacccacccacctgccgctcgctcctctccacccccccgtctcctcccctcccccaaatgccTCCTGCCAGCCGCTTGCTGATCTGTGGTCAGCCCCAGGGCCCCAAATAGCTGATCagtgcccagccctggggcctggaaccactggctggtgggtgctgagcacctcctgttttttcccatgggtgcttgagccctggagaACCAACGGAGTCAGCACCtgtgacatcacccttgttttttactccttttatccTTAACCAGAGACATTCAACaggtctgtctcctatttccatctcagccTTGGTCCAACagctcctccctttttcccctgcctgtccttcctgagcaagcggtacccttctataccaatatacCAGCCATGTGTATTATCCTACTAAGTCTGTGAAGCccactatgtcatagttgtgtttattaactagcatttctagttcttcctgcttatttcccTTACTTGTCGCATTAGTATAAAGACCCCTAAGctactgatttgattcccccccTCGTCCCCaatgttctctcttgtctctcccttatcctGGCTGTAACGGCCCATGCACTGCCCCGCAGATTCCAACCCTTCTCcaaggtctccatgtttttgacttacctgtgggcttttgtcacctgcctccatcaaacctagtttaaagccttcctcactaggttagtcCCTAGTCCCTATATGGGTTGGTCCCAGCCAGTCCCTAACAATCCATTCATACCATCCCAGACAAAACACCTTGTATCTCCTGCTTTGTCCCAGGGGCAGCATTTTAACTCTGCTGCACCCACTGGGTAACAATACCATGGTGATAGGTATGGAGTCATACAAATAGTTCATAAAATATTGCAGAAAAGTCCCACTTCTCTCCCAACTAGCTAAATGCAGCCCCTCTGAACAGAGCTTATATTTATACTGTCCCAATTAAACAGTCGTTATTCACTGTAATTAGGTTTAGCAAAGTGCTCAAGGGATGGGGCCCCAGTAGCGGGAAATGGAAATTGAAACTAAAAATACAGTGCAGTGATGTGAGTGGGGCAATGTCTCCCTGGAAGAACTGACCTGTGGTGGGTCCAGGCTGTCTCTTTCCAAGGATACATCTACCCTTGAAGCTAGGGGTGGGAGTCCCAGCTCGAGGAGACGTGTGCGTGCTAGCTCCGATTGAGCTAGCATGTCAAAAATAGTAGTCTTGGTCTGTGCACTAACCTGGCTGTGagtgtgtaacccacacatctcctgggtgtggtgctctctcccctctagtggcaccgagaccacttagagattaatgagtctggtACAGCCTTTTCTAAGAGctatgtggcttttagctcatcctgtagaggctcatgcatttaagtccagaggtcccaggttcgatcccacttGTAACACCGATAGGCCCCGGTtgataactgtgtgtgtgtgacgtaCAATGCATGTTACGGCTCTGTGGGACCGTCTGTAGCTCTGTGCACTAACCCAGCTCTATGTATGTGACATGTAGTGGGTGTTATGGGTCTGTGGGGCCCACATCTGTGCAGTAACCCAGCTGTGTGCGTGATGTACGGTGGGTGTTTCAGATCTGCAGGGATCGAGTCTGTGCCTTAAACCAGCTGTGTGTGCGTGACATATGGTGGGTGTTACAGAGCTGCGGGGCCCCAGTTTGTGCAGTAACCCAGCTGTGCGAGTGACATACAGCGGGTGTTAGAGATCTGTGGGGCCCGGGTCTGTGCACTAACCAGCTATGAGTGTGTGACGTACGGTGGGTGTTAGGGGTTTGCAGTGCCCAGGTCTCTGTGCACTaaccagctctgtgtgtgtgtgtgtgtgtgtgtgtgacatacaGTGGGTGTTATGAATCCACAGGCCCAGGTCTGTGCACTAAcccagctctctgtgtgtgtgtgtttgtgcgtgACGTACGGTGGGTGTTATGAATCCACAGGTCTGGGTCTGTGCACTAAccagctgtgtgtgcatgtgtgtgtgtgtgtgtgtgtgtgacatacaGTGGGTTTTATGAATCCACAGGTCTGGGTCTGTGCATTAACCCAGCTGTGTGTGCGTGTCTAGGGTCCTGGCTCGGTGGAGGATTGTGATTGGCATCTCAGAGCTCTCCCACCTGTCAGACTTAGTGCAGATCCGCTCAGTGCACAGGGCTGTGCTGCACCAGGAGTACAATCCACGCAAGGAGACAAATGACATTGCCCTCATCCAGCTTGACCGTCCTGTGACCTTTGATGACCTCACACAGCCGGCCTGCCTGCCCAGCGCACTCATGGCTGTCACCACCTTCTCCCCCTGCTACATCAGCGGTTGGGGCACCACCACCCAAaacagtgaggggctgtgtgcgCGGGTGCCGCCTTCTTACCCTGGGGGGGTCTAGGAGAGAGATGGACCAGCCCTTACGGCTGGGCTGCACTAGATCAGCCACACACATGGGGACACGCACACACAGCTACTCGCATGGGGATGCACACACAACTACATGTAtgggcacacacacatgcagatacCCTCATggccacacacacatgcattgcAGTTATGAATGGGGGCACACACAGGGGTTGGAAAATGTGTTGtaagcccctcctgcaccacactGCCAGCAGCTCCGTGGGTGGGGCTCACTATGCTCTCCTATGGACAAAGAGGCAGGCTCTGCCTGGCACGGCACCTGAGCTGTTGCTTACACCTGGCCAGCTACCTCAGTGGTGTGAATGGTGAATGCTGGGCTGAGAATATTTGTCACCTGCTCGGGACAGGTGTAGGTGACACACAGTGCTGGGCAGTGGCATGTAGCTGGAGCCGTTATTGGTGGGGGATGTTATCGTTCATGGTCAACTTATCCATCAGCATGAATTTCAGCCTGCCCATTCCTCCTGAGTCCCTATCCCCTGTTCACTTCTCTCCCCGTCACTcgcctctcttcccctccccctccctcctacaCTAGTATTTGCAACTGCTTCCAGTGCAGGAGAAATCCTGGACCTATTGGAGTCTGTGGGAGTTGAGTATCTTCTGCCTAGTTCATGAAGTTTATGTTTGCTTTCCTGCTGTAGGTCATTATTGAAATTGCCTAAAGGACCTGGCCTAAGCTATTCCCCACAGTCCCACCTCTCTCAGCTCACAGCTACTGACCAGACACTACAAATCTAGTTACTACGGGTGGGGCAGGTTAGGAGGCACCACGTCATCATCTGCGCCAGCCCCTACTCAactggggctgcctcctacctgcatctgGCGGCTGCAGCTCCTAGTCCTGGCTCTTCAGTCACATCTTTGCACTAACCTGCCCATAGAGCATTACCCCGTTTCCCCACTGTCTTTGCTTTTTCCTCTGTAGGTTCTACACAGCAACATGCACCTCTCTAGTCTATTAATATTCTTTCTGTGTGACACTAAAATAATGGGGGAACCAGTTAATTTATTTGGACATTCCAAAGGCCTTTGATGGTGTTCTCTTGAGAGGGTGTTAGGGAAAGTCAGCCAGTCCTGGGGGGAGAGGCCAAGTGCTGTCTTGGGCGAGAAACTGGCTAAGAGAAGAGCACAACTAAATGGTCATCTTTCATCCTGGCAGAAggtcagcagcagggctcaggaagCTGTACCAGGACTTGGGCAGGTTCATGTATTATTAATAATCAGGAAAGGGGGCTGTGCAGCAAGGCAGCAAGTCTTGCAGCCGACACAGTCTGTTCTAGAGAAGACAGTGAGGCTCATCAGAGGGACCAGAGTCAGCTGGGGCATGGGCAACACGAAGGTGGATGGAATtcagtgctgggcactgcacgGGGGAAGGACTAACTAGACCAGCCCACACCTTGCTGGGTTCTAACATAATTGTAACCACAGAGCACAGGGGCCTGCAGCCCAGCGAAatgtctgctcaatgtgcagcagccacaAATGGGCTGTTAGGGTGCATCAGGTATGGGACAGCATGTAAGTGGACTGTTAGTACAGCAACTAGCACGCCCTCCTCCGGGCACTATGTGCTATACCAGTCActgggttgggagggagggaaattcaGAAACAGGCCAAGAACCAGCAGATCTGTGAAGAGAGACTGAGACTGTTTGCCTTAGAGGGGAGACAAATAAATGATGGAGGGATTCAGAAGAATGACTGGGACAGAGAAACCAGTCTGCCAGCGGAGTATAGATTGTTGGGAGGCCGGTGTGCTGGGAGTACTGCTTAGTGTGAAACACAGTTGTTACTTTCTCTATTTCCCTTTTCCCTTCAACCCTCCTGCCCTCCCAGTTGACAGCAGATCAAACCTCTCCTCTGCCAGGAGGCCTGCAAACCTTCAACAGTGGCTAGGCAGtgggggagctgggcccatgGCTCGTCCTGCTCACCAACATTGTCTCACTGCTCTCCCCTGAAGCCACCTGTTGTCTTTTGGTCTTAGAGGGTGAagtcctggggcagggactggctcgtTGGTCTGCATTTGAATAGCACCTGGCAGTGGGGCCGGGACCTGGGTCTGGCCGCGCCTAGGCATTCCCACCATTCACATAAATAGCAATAACTGCGTTaaactccctggggcagggactttctgtCTTTTTTGCTTAATGTCTGCATGGCCCatggcacaatgaggccctgcCTGTAGTGGAGACAGCTCCGGGAGCACTGGTGGAGGGCCGCCTCCTGCTCAGACCTTCGGCTTCATCTGCCAGTGGGATTTAACGCTGGGACCATTGACCTGCCTTAGAGACCTAGCCGGGGGTGATGGAAAACCTGAGaatagctctgctgctgcctgtgagCATGCTCACAAACAATGGTGGTGGATAATGGTCCCACTGCCCTGGAGCCATCCCATAAAGCTCTGTACCCACGTTCACAACTACCCCTATCCAGAGAGCACCACCGgggaggctgaagccaaagctggGCCAAGCTGGCAGGCAGAGGCCTTGTAGCCCTCTATGGATGGGAGCTACTCTCACAGCCTCACAGTAGCCAGCATCCTCTGCCCGCCTCATTCAGCCTGGACACAGGGACAGCCGTGGACACAAACACGCTCCCGTTCAGCTATACCGAATCAGAAACAGCACCACCCTGGCTGCGGTAATCCAGGCTCTGTGAGCCAGGCTGAGCTATCACCACTCATTGCACGGAGCTACACGTGCTTAGACTTGGACCAGCATGCATCAGATaccatacacgcacacacacctctACCTCATGCTACGCTCGCTGCATGGCTCCCTGGGAAGGCCCAGCCCACTTCATGGTCTCAGGGTTAATCTTCAAGGTCCTCCACAGAACTGGTGCCAGACACCACCGAGAGCACGTGTCCGTGACACCTATGTGCCTGGGGAGCTGTGACGCTGTCAGCCACACGGAGGAAGCCTGTGAAGCAGAAGCCTGGCTTTCTGGGCAGCTGGGCCGAGGTGTTGTGGCTCATTAGTGAGGAGAGGCGAATGAGCACAGATCTCACAGCATCCTCAAGTGTTAGAGTCACATCTTCGCCTTTTCCCAGCCATGGTGGGGAGAAAGAGACGGGAATAATCACTGAAATCCCCAGCTGCCCTGTGTGGGTCTGGGCAGACAGGCGGACCTGAGCTTGTTGGGTGCCATGGCTGGGAGGCGCACCATCCCTGGGGTGACCGCACACTGATGATTTGACGGTTACTCATGGCAATGGGAGGGAGAATAGTACAGTGGCTGAGGGGACCtagctgctgccccctccccccagccatagCCTTTGGGCCCTAGCTGCTGGAGCAGGAGTCAGAATGACCGTTCCTGGCGCTCTGTGGGGCACAGTGAGAACTCCAGGAGCCAGAACTGGCCTGTGCCAGGGCACTGAGACATGACACCGTGGTAGGGGAGGGGGACACGAGGGCACagaagggaggggcagagctgcgGGCAGGGTCTGAGCTGGATGAACAGGAACAGAGCTGaaaccctctccttccctgcagcgGTGGACAATGCCGACATCCTGCAGGAGGCCAAAGTGCAGCTCATTGACACTGCAACCTGTAACAGCAGCCGCTGGTTCAACGGGGCCATCGCCAGCAACAACCTGTGTGCAGGGTATGAGCAAGGAGGCATCGACAGCTGCCAGGTACACAGGCCGGAGCCCTCTcactgcacagccctgccccagcactaGCTCCTCTCCCCACTACCCTCTTTGGGCATCACCAGCCTGTCCCCAGCCAGCAACGGCTGCCAGGTACACAGGCCCTGCGCCCCATTAACAccctctctccactcccccagaaATGAGCGCATGGCCGGGGGAGAGCTGAGCTCTGTAGGTATCAGGGCTGCTTGGGTCTTAGGGGCTGCAGCTGGTGCTAAGGAGTTGGAGGTCACAAGTCCTCAGTAACACGCCTTCCCTCTTTCTGCAGGGGGACAGTGGGGGTCCCTTAATGTGCAAAGATGAGGTCACATCCCGGTATTACGTGATTGGCATCACCAGCTGGGGCCAAGACTGTGCCCAGGCCCACAAGCTGGGCCTATACACCTCTACCCAGCCCTTTCTGGAGTGGATCCTGGAGAACACTGGGCTCCTGGAGCCCAAGGAGAAGACATCTGAGGAGATATTGCCAACACAGATTGTGCCCCTCcagtctcctgctgctgccaccaaaGTCAGGCCTTTCCTTCTCCCTGTCCTGCAAGAGCCAGTCGCCCCGCTGGAGCCACCCTACTTACCTCCAGAGCCAGTCGCCCCCCTGGAGCAACCCTACGTACCCCCAGAGCCAGTCTCCCTCCTGGAGCCACCCTATGAACCCCCAGAACCACCCTACGAACCCCCAGAGATACCCTACATCTCCCCAAAGCCAGCCATTCTCCCAGAACCAGTAAGCCCATACAGAGCATTCCTCACCCACAAAGCCATTTATCCCCCACAGATTAATCCCCCCAAAGCCAGTTATTTCCCCAGACCAGTAATTGTCCTGAAACTACTGATCCCCCCCAAGATATATACCCATCACAAAGAGAGCggcccctccccaccagctgtCTCTGCCCTGTCTGCACCCCAGAGGCCTGGAACCTCCCAGGATTTTAAGAATGACTGAGACAAACTGGGAAAAAGAGTCTTGACTCCATTATGGGGGGAATGTAGCAGCTGGTGGGGACCAGCCGCGCCTGTTGCCCTGAGGGACAGTGATCTGAGTGACCCAGCCCCTGCATGGATTACATGTGTTGAATTTCCCTCTAGGTGCCCTTCTGCTCTGTTTAGCCTGAGGCCCTTGGAAGGCACCAgtgtccctgctccaccccaggaaCTGAGGCGTGGGCCTACATGGCTCAGCACTGCTCAGACAGTCAAGGCATGAGGCCCAAGTCACACCCATGGAGGCCCTGCAGAGCCTGCCCATAGGGGCCCACCTGTATGTCCACCCATCCCCTACTGCATGCATCTTCCTAAAATAATCTGCAATCCCACAGATTTGGAGAGTGAGAGGACAAGGATGGTGAGGAGATCATGCAGAGTGTCCTgctctcttgaggtcccttccagcccatgATCTGTGACCATGGGTTCTGCAGCCAAAATAGACGTGGGGAGCGGAGAGACGGTAGATAGTATAGGGGTACCATATTTGAACATGGGGGGTATTTGctcacccacccccatc
Proteins encoded in this window:
- the LOC119861292 gene encoding acrosin-like, producing the protein MGSLAWLPLGLLPVLLLATQGYSSTSCGRRPLVSGYGGMRIVGGVDALPGAWPWLVSIQIPTRMGPQHSCGGSLISPRWVLTAAHCFKAKRRVLARWRIVIGISELSHLSDLVQIRSVHRAVLHQEYNPRKETNDIALIQLDRPVTFDDLTQPACLPSALMAVTTFSPCYISGWGTTTQNTVDNADILQEAKVQLIDTATCNSSRWFNGAIASNNLCAGYEQGGIDSCQGDSGGPLMCKDEVTSRYYVIGITSWGQDCAQAHKLGLYTSTQPFLEWILENTGLLEPKEKTSEEILPTQIVPLQSPAAATKVRPFLLPVLQEPVAPLEPPYLPPEPVAPLEQPYVPPEPVSLLEPPYEPPEPPYEPPEIPYISPKPAILPEPVSPYRAFLTHKAIYPPQINPPKASYFPRPVIVLKLLIPPKIYTHHKESGPSPPAVSALSAPQRPGTSQDFKND